One genomic segment of Streptomyces sp. RerS4 includes these proteins:
- a CDS encoding GNAT family N-acetyltransferase gives MPEPRLATPADAAEIARLRSENILSEPLDEAWLTTCADQLALRLRDGGDARAYVVDSPTGGLATCALGLVHAVLPAPKYPKGLAVRIHAVATDPAHRRNGYAKAALTALLDHLGRDGVTLYELYASEGSAPLYEQLGFAADPALMRMTRFPAPGEGSGS, from the coding sequence GTGCCCGAACCCCGCCTCGCCACCCCGGCCGACGCCGCCGAGATCGCCCGCCTGCGCTCGGAGAACATCCTGAGCGAACCCCTCGACGAAGCCTGGCTCACCACCTGCGCCGACCAGCTCGCCTTACGCCTGCGGGACGGCGGTGACGCCCGCGCGTACGTCGTCGACTCCCCTACCGGCGGACTCGCCACCTGCGCCCTCGGCCTGGTCCACGCCGTCCTCCCGGCACCGAAGTACCCCAAGGGCCTGGCCGTACGGATCCACGCGGTCGCCACCGACCCCGCCCATCGGCGCAACGGCTACGCCAAGGCCGCGCTCACCGCGCTCCTCGACCACCTGGGCCGCGACGGTGTCACCCTCTACGAGCTGTACGCCAGCGAAGGCTCCGCCCCGCTGTACGAGCAGCTCGGCTTCGCCGCCGACCCGGCCCTGATGCGCATGACCCGCTTCCCCGCCCCGGGCGAGGGGAGCGGATCGTGA
- a CDS encoding phenolic acid decarboxylase, giving the protein MSTLTYAGKKFRFTVDNGTVFHNTYAPDGTELRYETVAGPGTGTVEDVDLHAAEVATGVFLVGWTEKSGMSVTHAMNMNTNTVHAFWTYETADGRVGELHTGTLEEL; this is encoded by the coding sequence GTGAGCACTCTGACCTACGCCGGGAAGAAGTTCCGGTTCACCGTCGACAACGGCACGGTGTTCCACAACACCTACGCACCCGACGGCACCGAACTGCGCTACGAGACCGTCGCCGGTCCCGGCACAGGCACGGTCGAGGACGTCGACCTGCACGCCGCGGAGGTCGCCACCGGAGTGTTCCTGGTCGGCTGGACGGAGAAGTCCGGCATGAGTGTCACCCACGCCATGAACATGAACACCAACACGGTCCACGCCTTCTGGACCTACGAGACTGCCGACGGCCGGGTGGGCGAACTGCACACCGGCACCCTCGAAGAGCTCTGA
- the ygiD gene encoding 4,5-DOPA dioxygenase extradiol has product MTTEPGTMPAVFVGHGSPMNALEPNEWTSGWAELARSMPRPRAILSVSAHWYVPGVRVTAAEQPRTIHDFGGFPPALHQVQYPAPGSAELCRRVTGLLGPQPVAADRQWGLDHGTWSLLVHMYPEADIPVVQLSVDENLTPREHYELAKRLRPLREEGVLILGSGNVVHNLHTYAWGLTRDELFDWGVRFNQRIREAVPAGRVDELVDYEQCGQDALLSVPTPEHYLPFLYVIAQCRHDEGIQEPVTFPVDGYDGGGAISMLSVRIG; this is encoded by the coding sequence GTGACCACCGAGCCCGGCACCATGCCCGCCGTCTTCGTCGGCCACGGCAGCCCCATGAACGCCCTGGAGCCCAACGAGTGGACTTCAGGATGGGCGGAGCTCGCCCGGTCCATGCCCCGCCCGCGCGCCATCCTGTCCGTCTCCGCCCACTGGTACGTGCCCGGTGTCCGCGTCACCGCGGCCGAGCAGCCCCGCACCATCCACGACTTCGGCGGCTTCCCGCCCGCCCTGCATCAGGTGCAGTACCCCGCGCCGGGCTCGGCGGAGCTGTGCCGCCGGGTGACCGGGCTGCTCGGCCCGCAGCCGGTGGCCGCCGACCGGCAATGGGGTCTGGACCACGGCACCTGGTCGCTCCTGGTCCACATGTACCCCGAGGCCGACATCCCCGTCGTCCAGCTCTCCGTGGACGAGAACCTCACCCCGCGCGAACATTACGAACTGGCCAAACGACTGCGCCCTCTGCGCGAGGAGGGAGTGCTGATCCTCGGCTCCGGCAACGTGGTGCACAACCTGCACACCTACGCCTGGGGCCTGACTCGCGACGAGCTCTTCGACTGGGGCGTCCGCTTCAACCAACGGATCCGCGAGGCCGTCCCCGCCGGCCGCGTCGACGAGCTCGTCGACTACGAGCAGTGTGGCCAGGACGCCCTGCTGTCCGTGCCGACCCCCGAGCACTACCTGCCGTTCCTGTACGTCATCGCCCAGTGCCGCCACGACGAAGGCATCCAGGAGCCGGTCACCTTCCCCGTCGACGGGTACGACGGCGGCGGAGCGATCTCCATGCTCTCCGTCCGCATCGGCTGA
- a CDS encoding S1 family peptidase, which yields MLNGARAEQIHRGRLRTPREETVFRSHICTSSVAVRLSDVPTRTHWGEAVLGVHTKTRIGLLGAVALAIVPLAAPQAFAGKQATSTTDTTGQAVWAEQKARDVKTAPLNAIAAAAEEVGRNQRQDIFSGLELSDDLKAVHLYLTDPAKATEFKAAMLKLKPGLKLKGLAVRQGKNTRVAALAEAKRLLEAKDLPFKVYGASWTMDGTAVKLDVDQPAAVAAYTSNSLAQRPGYPALSKAFDVRAQQGQPVAPATRENASSPFYGGAAIGRATAERASCTTGIPVVDRNGKRWITTAAHCVGANPLFTHGGNRIGNAWTNPNYDVAFIDAYSARYTWDGLDTHGYTRYLEGWSYASNNQEVCHLGYNSMVVEKRIPCRHKVVDSEFLYRLNGHPETIKGVKSVSQISPISVVGGDSGGPVVAFGSGENRIVKGFVSGFANTNTLVFVDFQDINRAFSVNLP from the coding sequence GTGCTGAACGGGGCTCGGGCAGAGCAGATCCACAGGGGCAGGCTCCGGACGCCCCGCGAGGAGACCGTCTTCCGATCACACATCTGCACGAGTAGCGTCGCCGTCCGACTGTCGGATGTTCCGACTCGAACCCACTGGGGGGAAGCCGTGCTCGGAGTTCACACGAAGACGCGTATCGGGTTACTCGGGGCGGTCGCCTTGGCGATCGTGCCGCTCGCCGCACCACAGGCCTTCGCCGGGAAGCAGGCCACCTCGACGACGGACACGACGGGGCAGGCGGTGTGGGCAGAGCAGAAGGCAAGGGACGTGAAGACAGCACCGCTCAACGCCATCGCCGCGGCGGCCGAGGAAGTCGGCCGGAACCAGCGTCAGGACATCTTCTCCGGGCTCGAGTTGTCCGACGACCTCAAGGCCGTCCACCTGTACCTCACCGACCCGGCCAAGGCCACTGAGTTCAAGGCGGCCATGCTCAAGCTGAAGCCCGGGCTGAAGCTCAAAGGCCTTGCGGTCCGGCAGGGCAAGAACACCCGTGTCGCGGCCCTCGCGGAGGCGAAACGACTCCTCGAAGCCAAAGACCTGCCGTTCAAGGTGTACGGGGCGTCCTGGACCATGGACGGCACCGCGGTCAAACTCGATGTCGACCAGCCTGCTGCCGTCGCCGCCTACACAAGCAACAGCCTCGCCCAGCGCCCCGGGTACCCGGCACTGTCGAAGGCATTCGACGTACGCGCCCAGCAGGGGCAGCCGGTAGCGCCAGCGACCAGGGAAAACGCCTCATCGCCGTTCTACGGAGGTGCCGCAATCGGGCGGGCCACCGCGGAGCGAGCATCGTGCACGACCGGCATCCCGGTCGTCGACCGCAACGGGAAGCGCTGGATCACCACGGCCGCCCACTGCGTAGGCGCCAACCCGCTGTTCACACACGGTGGGAACCGGATCGGCAACGCGTGGACCAACCCCAACTACGACGTGGCCTTCATCGACGCCTACAGCGCCCGGTACACCTGGGACGGCCTGGACACCCACGGATACACGCGCTACCTGGAGGGTTGGAGCTACGCCTCCAACAACCAGGAGGTCTGCCACCTCGGCTACAACTCGATGGTCGTCGAGAAGCGGATCCCCTGCCGTCACAAAGTCGTGGACAGCGAGTTCCTGTACAGGCTGAACGGACACCCCGAGACGATCAAGGGCGTGAAGTCGGTCTCGCAGATTTCGCCCATTTCCGTCGTGGGCGGTGACAGCGGCGGGCCGGTCGTCGCGTTCGGCAGCGGCGAGAACCGGATAGTCAAGGGGTTCGTCAGCGGCTTCGCCAACACCAACACCCTCGTCTTCGTCGACTTCCAGGACATCAACCGGGCCTTCTCCGTCAACCTGCCCTGA
- a CDS encoding methyltransferase domain-containing protein, with amino-acid sequence MACGTGELARFLATTRYRVDAVDWARSAVERATELASEGVICHQIDITGGDLSSLRPAGSGYRLITMRRALAHLPDRTHTVVELAALLDEDGTLCVITPHADRHPEELRGICLDDAEIDLLADGRQHSDRIEAGDSTVLLLRGPKSDPVAYSEKRAPKPAAMAGVAVVVTNEHGQVCPGRARMLDMSARALSFGAIAEAYERFRPGYPEELFDLVMTYAGRPIRTALEIGAGTGKATRLFAGHGVMVTATEPDAAMLAELNKTVPANVTTVRAVFEDLRPREPYGLVYAAAALHWTRPEGRWSRVAALLEPEGVFASCGGPVQLADPAVEESVRAARAPFLESDEVPSPDGTAPDEEMQWPGTELQRSHLFLDVQQSVIERRLTMRSADYIGYLSTVSAYLQLPQSRQQQAYDAITRVLPETVEIAADIIVHLARRRPEQG; translated from the coding sequence GTGGCCTGCGGGACCGGCGAACTCGCCCGCTTCCTCGCCACGACCAGGTACCGGGTCGACGCCGTTGACTGGGCCCGCTCCGCCGTCGAGCGCGCCACCGAGTTGGCCTCGGAGGGGGTCATCTGCCACCAGATCGACATCACCGGCGGCGACCTCTCCTCCCTCCGCCCGGCCGGTAGCGGCTATCGGCTCATCACCATGCGCCGGGCCCTGGCCCACCTGCCCGACCGCACCCACACGGTCGTCGAACTCGCCGCCCTGCTCGACGAGGACGGCACACTGTGCGTGATCACCCCGCACGCCGACCGGCACCCGGAGGAGCTGCGCGGCATCTGCCTGGACGACGCCGAGATCGACCTCCTCGCCGACGGCCGGCAGCACTCCGACCGCATCGAGGCCGGCGACTCCACCGTCCTGCTGCTGCGCGGGCCCAAGAGCGACCCCGTCGCCTACAGCGAGAAGCGGGCTCCGAAGCCGGCCGCCATGGCCGGTGTCGCGGTCGTCGTCACCAACGAGCACGGGCAGGTCTGTCCCGGACGTGCCAGGATGCTCGACATGTCTGCTCGTGCACTGAGCTTCGGCGCGATCGCGGAAGCCTACGAAAGGTTCCGGCCGGGATATCCCGAAGAGCTCTTCGACTTGGTGATGACGTATGCGGGCCGGCCGATTCGGACGGCCTTGGAGATCGGTGCAGGGACAGGCAAAGCAACCCGCCTGTTCGCGGGGCACGGGGTCATGGTCACGGCGACGGAGCCCGACGCTGCCATGCTTGCCGAGCTGAACAAGACCGTGCCCGCGAACGTGACGACTGTGCGAGCCGTGTTCGAGGACCTGCGGCCACGTGAGCCCTATGGGTTGGTCTATGCGGCGGCTGCCCTGCATTGGACACGCCCGGAGGGTCGATGGTCGAGGGTGGCGGCGCTCCTTGAACCGGAGGGTGTGTTCGCCTCATGCGGTGGCCCGGTTCAGCTGGCTGACCCAGCTGTCGAGGAGTCGGTGCGTGCTGCACGGGCGCCGTTCCTGGAAAGCGATGAGGTTCCCTCTCCCGACGGGACTGCTCCGGATGAGGAGATGCAGTGGCCGGGTACGGAACTGCAACGGTCTCATCTGTTCCTTGACGTTCAGCAGTCCGTCATCGAGCGGCGCTTGACGATGAGGTCTGCTGACTACATTGGTTACCTGTCGACCGTCTCGGCGTATCTCCAACTGCCGCAATCGAGGCAACAACAGGCGTATGACGCGATCACGCGGGTCCTGCCCGAGACGGTCGAGATCGCCGCCGACATCATCGTCCATCTCGCCCGTCGGCGTCCCGAGCAGGGGTGA
- a CDS encoding helix-turn-helix domain-containing protein, with translation MHRTDFHQIILVAAGEAVTMVDFQDHPSPPGTLLHVAPGRVLRLPRPVRPPGPVQAAIVLFTPAFLPPLGAARTLLTPFGPAIWHLAPHENTLLTAALGELAAEYRSAARDPGSAATTELLRHLLAALVLRIARLPTPHGSLSRPATTGGDTFLRFQHELERSFATTRNAAAYAARVGYSLPTLNRTCQAATGRNAKALIDGRVALEAGRLLAHTDLPVAAIGRRLGFTEPTNFGKFFARETGLPPGTFRAQQRP, from the coding sequence GTGCACCGCACCGATTTCCATCAGATCATCCTGGTCGCTGCGGGCGAAGCCGTCACCATGGTTGATTTCCAAGATCACCCCTCACCCCCGGGCACTCTGCTGCACGTGGCCCCCGGCCGGGTACTGCGCCTGCCCCGCCCCGTCCGCCCGCCCGGCCCGGTCCAGGCGGCCATCGTGTTGTTCACCCCCGCCTTCCTGCCGCCCCTGGGGGCCGCCCGCACCCTGCTCACGCCCTTCGGTCCCGCCATCTGGCACCTCGCACCACACGAGAACACCCTGCTCACCGCCGCCCTGGGCGAACTGGCCGCCGAATACCGAAGCGCCGCGCGAGACCCAGGCAGCGCGGCCACCACGGAACTCTTGCGCCACCTGCTCGCCGCACTCGTCCTGCGCATCGCCAGACTCCCCACCCCGCACGGCAGCCTGTCCAGACCCGCCACCACCGGAGGCGACACCTTCCTGCGCTTCCAGCACGAACTCGAACGCTCCTTCGCCACCACCCGCAACGCCGCCGCCTACGCCGCCCGGGTCGGCTACTCCCTTCCCACCCTCAACCGCACCTGCCAAGCCGCCACCGGACGCAACGCCAAAGCCCTCATCGATGGCCGCGTCGCCCTGGAAGCCGGCCGCCTCCTGGCCCACACCGACCTGCCCGTCGCCGCCATCGGCCGCCGACTCGGCTTCACCGAACCCACCAACTTCGGCAAGTTCTTCGCCCGGGAGACCGGGCTGCCCCCCGGGACCTTCCGCGCACAACAACGCCCCTGA
- a CDS encoding phosphotransferase, with amino-acid sequence MDWYPLEALPGPMVAYCRAGLDAYRAGLPAAVHFQQPGDAIEYAPAGPDRTHLLAGPPAGGLELPYRLRAFAEKAIGQIAQAEEVSWVRTGSRVWRLTGPGGGTWYLKRHRGAKFHHREVAAYQSWVPALGARAPRLVAADTEARAVVVTALSGRPLHGMVLDAAAEARVQHALGRLTSSLHRSAPERPAEAATAADKIKRHLEGTRPYLADRDEDLVLALARAYADLSQPVLVPAHGDLQYRNVLLADDGEPQLFDFERTEYNTATRDMVRLSDTWTGRPDLRAAFYDGYGRTLTPAEELRLDCEAAFDAVSGIAYGTSHDDPEVTERGHRTLRRLHACQHP; translated from the coding sequence ATGGACTGGTACCCGCTGGAGGCCCTGCCCGGGCCGATGGTGGCGTACTGCCGGGCCGGCCTGGACGCCTACCGCGCAGGCCTGCCGGCCGCCGTGCACTTCCAACAGCCCGGCGACGCCATCGAGTACGCCCCCGCCGGCCCCGACCGCACCCACCTCCTGGCCGGACCGCCTGCAGGCGGGCTGGAGTTGCCGTACCGGCTGCGGGCATTCGCCGAGAAGGCCATCGGCCAGATCGCGCAGGCGGAGGAGGTGTCCTGGGTTCGCACCGGCAGCCGGGTGTGGCGACTGACCGGACCCGGGGGTGGCACCTGGTACCTGAAGCGGCACCGCGGGGCCAAGTTCCATCACCGGGAGGTGGCCGCGTACCAGTCGTGGGTGCCGGCGCTGGGGGCGCGGGCTCCCCGTCTCGTCGCGGCCGACACCGAGGCGCGAGCCGTCGTGGTTACCGCGCTGTCCGGGCGCCCGCTGCACGGCATGGTCCTCGATGCCGCCGCCGAGGCGCGCGTCCAGCACGCTCTGGGCCGTCTCACCAGCTCACTCCACCGCAGCGCACCCGAGCGGCCCGCCGAAGCCGCCACGGCCGCCGACAAGATCAAGCGCCATCTGGAAGGCACTCGACCGTACCTGGCCGACAGAGACGAGGATCTGGTCCTCGCCCTGGCTCGTGCCTACGCGGATCTATCGCAGCCCGTACTGGTGCCCGCCCACGGGGACCTGCAGTACCGCAACGTCCTGCTCGCCGACGACGGCGAACCGCAGCTGTTCGACTTCGAACGGACCGAGTACAACACCGCGACGCGGGACATGGTGCGGCTGAGCGACACCTGGACCGGCCGTCCGGACCTGCGCGCCGCGTTCTACGACGGCTACGGCAGAACGCTCACCCCCGCCGAGGAGCTCCGCCTGGACTGCGAAGCCGCTTTCGACGCCGTCTCCGGCATCGCCTACGGAACCAGCCACGACGATCCCGAGGTCACCGAACGCGGCCACCGCACCCTGCGGCGCCTCCACGCCTGCCAGCACCCGTAA
- a CDS encoding nuclear transport factor 2 family protein, producing MGNKELVLQAADELFGKKDPSAVDRWVASDYRQHSSLAADGPQALRDLVAGLPDGFRYEGARVIADGDLVALHGTYYGFGPDPLVAFDLFRVNADGKLAEHWDALTPVVAKTASGRSQTDGQSEPRDLDRTEANRALVLECAERVLKGADYSVLTDFISTETYLQHNPEAADGLDGFGAAAAKWGEQGKNLVYKQVHKVVAEGDLVLLQSEGEFGGPVAYWDLFRVADGKIVEHWDVVAPVPAELPHTNGLF from the coding sequence ATGGGCAACAAGGAACTGGTTCTGCAGGCCGCCGATGAGCTGTTCGGCAAGAAGGACCCCTCCGCGGTGGACCGCTGGGTCGCGTCCGACTACCGCCAGCACAGCAGTCTGGCCGCCGACGGCCCCCAGGCGCTGCGCGACCTGGTGGCCGGTCTGCCCGACGGTTTCCGCTACGAGGGCGCCCGGGTGATCGCGGACGGCGACCTGGTCGCCCTGCACGGCACCTATTACGGCTTCGGACCGGACCCGCTGGTGGCCTTCGACCTGTTCCGCGTCAACGCGGACGGCAAGCTGGCCGAGCACTGGGATGCCCTCACCCCGGTCGTGGCGAAGACCGCTTCCGGCCGCTCGCAGACCGACGGGCAGAGCGAGCCGCGTGACCTGGACAGGACCGAGGCCAACCGTGCCCTGGTCCTGGAGTGCGCGGAGAGGGTCCTCAAGGGCGCCGACTACTCGGTGCTGACCGACTTCATCTCCACCGAGACCTACCTCCAGCACAACCCGGAGGCCGCCGACGGCCTGGACGGCTTCGGCGCCGCCGCCGCGAAGTGGGGCGAGCAGGGCAAGAACCTGGTCTACAAGCAGGTCCACAAGGTCGTCGCCGAAGGCGACCTGGTGCTGCTGCAGTCCGAGGGCGAGTTCGGCGGGCCGGTGGCGTACTGGGACCTGTTCCGTGTCGCCGACGGCAAGATCGTCGAGCACTGGGACGTCGTCGCGCCGGTCCCGGCCGAGCTGCCGCACACCAACGGCCTGTTCTGA
- a CDS encoding NAD-dependent protein deacetylase of SIR2 family, producing MNTHRVPDLTAAAHTVRTWLDEADRVLVTAGSGLSAAAGYDYGDQERLKELFPALHRMGLRSRYIVGVHLPPTLWWGYWAVHIDDIRYTPGPYPLYQRLRALVADKAHWVMTSNVDALFARNGFAPERIFTPQGDYGRYQCTVPCLRTTWDSHPLVERLLAAYDPATGAITDPAALPHCPNCGEDVEINVRIGPQFVDEPYLPAGNRLQEWLNSADNGTRLLILEIGAGFNTPGVIRTPGEHLTRHLPNTRLVRINPSHPQTPADLREQALPVPFDTDLLLDALDSGPHDAWPSTR from the coding sequence ATGAACACCCACCGTGTCCCCGACCTGACGGCCGCCGCCCACACCGTCCGCACCTGGCTGGACGAGGCGGACCGGGTCCTGGTCACCGCAGGATCCGGACTGAGCGCCGCCGCCGGGTACGACTACGGCGACCAAGAGCGACTGAAGGAACTGTTCCCCGCCCTGCACCGGATGGGACTGCGCTCCCGCTACATCGTCGGCGTGCACCTGCCGCCCACCCTGTGGTGGGGCTACTGGGCCGTCCACATCGACGACATCCGCTACACCCCGGGGCCGTACCCCCTCTACCAGCGGCTGCGGGCGCTCGTCGCCGACAAGGCGCACTGGGTGATGACGTCCAACGTCGACGCCCTGTTCGCCCGCAACGGCTTCGCCCCGGAGCGGATCTTCACCCCGCAGGGCGACTACGGCCGCTACCAGTGCACCGTCCCCTGCCTGCGCACCACCTGGGACAGCCACCCGCTGGTGGAGCGGCTGCTCGCCGCGTACGACCCGGCCACGGGTGCGATCACCGACCCCGCCGCCCTGCCGCACTGCCCCAACTGCGGCGAGGACGTGGAGATCAACGTGCGGATCGGACCGCAGTTCGTCGACGAGCCCTACCTCCCGGCCGGCAACCGCCTCCAGGAATGGCTCAACAGCGCCGACAACGGCACCCGACTGCTGATCCTGGAGATCGGAGCCGGATTCAACACCCCCGGCGTCATCCGGACACCCGGCGAACACCTCACCCGTCACCTCCCCAACACCCGCCTCGTCCGCATCAACCCCAGCCACCCGCAGACCCCCGCCGACCTCCGCGAACAGGCCCTGCCCGTCCCGTTCGACACCGACCTCTTGCTCGACGCACTCGACAGCGGGCCGCACGACGCATGGCCCTCGACGAGGTAG
- a CDS encoding DUF4253 domain-containing protein has product MIDGVDGVAVDLADPPRQVFLAHAHPVRVVPGQGVQGGAEFRPPAAREGRVLVDGAGGGDRGVGAAAHLVDPPDNAALGVVPLGSGVPLRADVKRRFAVPAPFGQVWPGLAASRETVTNPEQLASEFAEAFLTDCPRTGLGLVAAPSGAEALTAMGWAGPCNYENDTAKFSAVVRDWENRFGARVVAVGFSTLHLSIAAPPVSEHEALLVAAEHFAFCPDNIWQGSRPYTLAAYAERITGAQRWDFWWD; this is encoded by the coding sequence GTGATCGACGGTGTCGACGGTGTCGCCGTAGACCTCGCGGATCCGCCCCGTCAGGTGTTCCTGGCGCATGCACACCCGGTCCGTGTCGTGCCCGGCCAGGGTGTCCAGGGCGGCGCGGAGTTCCGTCCACCAGCCGCTCGGGAGGGGAGGGTCTTGGTCGACGGTGCCGGTGGCGGAGACCGCGGGGTCGGTGCCGCGGCTCATCTCGTCGACCCACCAGACAACGCCGCGCTCGGCGTCGTGCCACTGGGATCCGGCGTACCACTCCGGGCGGATGTCAAAAGGCGCTTCGCTGTTCCGGCCCCCTTCGGACAGGTATGGCCCGGCCTTGCGGCCAGCCGGGAGACGGTAACGAACCCTGAGCAACTGGCCTCAGAGTTCGCGGAGGCGTTCCTCACCGACTGCCCGCGGACAGGTCTTGGACTGGTTGCCGCACCGTCCGGTGCCGAAGCGCTGACAGCCATGGGCTGGGCTGGCCCCTGCAACTACGAAAACGACACCGCGAAATTCTCTGCGGTCGTCCGGGATTGGGAAAACCGATTCGGAGCCCGCGTCGTCGCGGTCGGGTTTTCCACGCTGCACCTCAGCATCGCCGCGCCCCCGGTGAGCGAGCATGAGGCTCTGCTGGTTGCAGCCGAGCACTTTGCGTTCTGCCCTGACAACATCTGGCAGGGCAGCAGACCGTACACACTGGCCGCGTATGCCGAGCGGATCACTGGCGCCCAACGCTGGGATTTCTGGTGGGACTGA
- a CDS encoding transposase, which produces MVWADGGYTGSLVEYCLAALALVLAIVKRSDDMRGFVVLPKRWIVERFFAHLMRSRRLARDFERSTGSAEAMIYWSMTLLMTRHLARPRPSRG; this is translated from the coding sequence CTGGTCTGGGCCGACGGCGGCTACACCGGCAGCCTCGTCGAGTACTGCCTGGCCGCCCTCGCCCTGGTCCTCGCCATCGTCAAACGCAGTGATGACATGCGCGGCTTCGTCGTACTGCCCAAGCGGTGGATCGTGGAGCGGTTCTTCGCCCACCTAATGCGAAGCCGCCGCCTCGCGCGGGACTTCGAACGGTCCACCGGCAGCGCGGAGGCGATGATCTACTGGTCGATGACCCTGCTCATGACCCGCCACCTGGCCCGGCCACGGCCCTCGCGAGGGTGA
- a CDS encoding macro domain-containing protein, whose product MTPNALRLDAYRAAVALDTQPRPLAPPAPTEELPTLTRAALRLLAGDPAALRLGLTAKDMEQADDTRARLLLRTVLTVRAPGPLPAGAARILDALLGGERLARTVTDSARLPTIADQLPTTSYRAADRTSLWQGDITTLAADAIVNAANSAMLGCFAPLHPCIDNAIHSAAGPGLRDGCHTVMELQGHPEPTGTAKITRGGQLPAPYVLHTVGPIVDGTPGPDHGQALASSYRACLDLAAETGGIRTVAFSSISTGVFGFPKAPAARIALDTVADWLDEHPCVIDRVIFNVFTDDDHATYRHALT is encoded by the coding sequence ATGACCCCGAACGCCCTGCGCCTGGACGCCTACCGGGCCGCGGTCGCCCTGGACACCCAGCCCCGGCCGCTCGCACCACCCGCGCCCACCGAGGAGCTGCCCACCCTGACCCGCGCCGCGCTCCGGCTGCTGGCCGGCGACCCGGCCGCCCTACGGCTCGGGCTGACCGCGAAGGACATGGAACAGGCCGACGACACCCGCGCCCGGCTACTGCTGCGCACCGTGCTGACCGTGCGCGCCCCCGGCCCGCTGCCCGCCGGAGCCGCCAGGATTCTCGACGCCCTGCTCGGCGGCGAACGCCTGGCACGGACGGTCACCGACTCCGCGCGGCTGCCGACAATCGCCGACCAGCTGCCCACCACCTCCTACCGGGCGGCCGACCGCACCTCGCTCTGGCAGGGCGACATCACCACACTTGCCGCGGACGCGATCGTCAACGCCGCCAACAGCGCGATGCTCGGCTGCTTCGCCCCCCTGCACCCGTGCATCGACAACGCCATCCACAGTGCCGCCGGGCCCGGACTACGCGACGGCTGCCACACCGTCATGGAACTCCAGGGACACCCGGAACCCACCGGCACAGCCAAGATCACCCGAGGTGGCCAGCTGCCCGCCCCGTACGTCCTGCACACCGTCGGCCCGATCGTCGACGGCACCCCCGGCCCGGATCACGGACAGGCACTGGCATCGTCCTACCGCGCCTGCCTCGACCTCGCCGCCGAGACGGGCGGTATCCGCACGGTGGCGTTCTCCTCCATCAGCACCGGCGTCTTCGGCTTCCCCAAGGCACCGGCCGCCCGGATCGCACTGGACACCGTCGCCGACTGGCTCGACGAGCACCCCTGCGTCATCGACCGCGTGATCTTCAACGTGTTCACGGACGACGACCACGCCACCTACCGGCACGCCCTGACTTGA